The window CACCACCCTCCTGGTCCGGCGCACCCGGGCGAACCGTCACCCCGCGGACCGCGACGAACTGCTGCGTCGCGCCCGCCAGGCCTCCGGCCAGATCACCCGCGACAACAAGCGCCTGCAGAAGGGCTCCCTACGAGGCGGCGGCCTCGGCGGAGGCTCCTCCTCCCCCACCGACTGAGGCGTATTCCATGAGGCGGTCAGCGCCACCAAATCGCGCGAGGGTGCGTTCCCTGACGGCGCGGTCGCTCGACGGCACGGTGCGTGATGCATCTGTAGGCAACCTGGAGGCACGCTTGAGCGCAGCTTGAGGTCGCGGCCGATGGTTCCCTGAGTCAGCACGAAGACTCGAAGGGAAGTCCTCATGAAGATGTCGCGCCTCGTCGCCGCGCTCGGTGTGGCCCTGGCCGGCACCACCCTGGTCGCCCCGCAGTCCGCTTACGCCGCAACGGCGTCAGCTCCGGGCGCACTGAAGGGAATCGCGGCCGTTCGGGGAACCCAGGCCCCGAACAATGCCGCCCTGCTGGGCGAGAAGACGTACGTGCAGTGGCGTTCGCAGGCGGACGCGACCCGTTACCGGGTCTCGGTCGTGGAGGGCACCAAGACGACAGAGTCCGTCGTGCCCGCGGACGTGGCCGCCGGGCAGATGATGGGCCTCACCATCGCCACCCCGGACAAGTGTGCTTCCTACCGCATCACGGTGACGCCGGAGAACGCGAACGGCGCCGGCAAGCCGCAGAGCTCCTGGATCGGGTCGCTGATGCCCTCCATGGTCGTCAAGGCGAAGGCGGTCCGCGGCACCGACCCCGCCACCGCGACCTTCTCCTACGACTGGCCGCAGTGGCGGGGTATGTCCGGCAGCCCCAAGATCGGGATTCGCTGGCCGGACCACATCATGCCGGTGTCGGTCGCGATGACCCCGACGCTGATCCGGATGGCCGACAACAGAGTCGTCACCTCGACTCCGACCGCCACCTACACCGCGAACGGTCGCAGCTTGAAATACACGGGTCTGGACCCGAAGAGTGCCTACGTGCTGAAGGTCAGCACCGCCAACGACCGGTGGGGCGGGTGCACGCGCTCGGACGGCAAGATCCTGTTGAAGGCCGGCAAGTAACGGCTGTCGCTCGGACGATGGGCCGGCTACCGGGTGGGTAGGGGCAGTGGGGCGGAGGGTTTCGTCACCCCGAAGGCGAAGGTCGTCTGGATCGAGGCCAGGGCCGGGATGGTGCGCAGGCGGGTGCGGACGAAGGTCTCGTACGAGGCGAACGAGTCGATCGTCACCTTGAGCAGGTAGTCCTGGTCGCCGGCCAGCAGGTAGGCCTCGACGATCTCGGGGACCTGGCGGATCTCCGATTCGACACGTTCGACCGCGTCGCGGCCGTGGGTCTCCAGGGTGATCCGGACGAACGCGGTGATCGGCAGGCCGACCGCCGCCTGGTCGACGACCGCCCGGTAGCCGGCGATCACCCCGGCCTCCTCCAGCAGGCGGACCCGGCGCAGGCACGGTGACGGGGACAGGCCGACCCGGTCGGCGAGGTCCTGGTTGCTGATCCGGCCGTCGCGCTGCAATTCGAGCAGAATCCGGCGGTCGATCTCGTCCAAGGCTTTCACGTGGCAGATTCTGCCAAAGCCGGGCCGCTGCGAGCACGAATTGGCAATCGTCTGCCCCGACCGAAAGCCTAGCGTTTCAACCCATGGGTAGAGGGCTGATCGCGATGGCGATGACCGTCGTGGTGTGGGCGGGATTCGCGCTGAGTGTGCGCGGAATCGGGGCGTCCAGCCTGACCACGATGGACGCGGCGCTGATCCGGTTCACGGTTCCGCTGCTGATCCTCGCACCGTGGATTCCGCAGACCGTGAGGGCAGTGCGGCGGGAACGGCCGATCGTCCTCATCGGGCTGTTCGTCGGCGCGGGGCTGCCCTACTTCCTGGTGGCCGCGGCCGGTGGGCGAATGACCAGCGCGGCCCTGGTCGGCCTGATCATCCCGGGGACCGTCCCGATCTTCGTCACGCTTCTCACGTACCGACAGAAGATCAGTCTGCCGCAGCTGGCCGCACTCGGCGGGATCGTCGCGGGTGTCGCCGTCGCGGGCGGCGGGCCGCCCGACGCCGGCACCGCGGTCCTTCTCCTGGCGGGCTCCATCTGGGCGGTCTACACCCTGTCGCTGGGGGCCGGCGTTCTCGACCCCAGGGGTACGGCCATCGTGCTCTGCCTGCCGTCGTCCCTGCTGACCGCCCTGCTCATCACGACCGGAACCGTCGATTCGAACCTGGTCCACGCGAACCCGGCCGACCTGACGCTCTACCTGATCGTGCAGGGCGCGGGTGTCGGCGTGCTGGCCGGGATCTGCTACCCGATCGCGATCAGGCGCCTCGGTAGTCGCACCGCCGCGACGCTGGGCGCGCTGAGCCCGGTGGTGACCGCGCTCGCCGCCGTCCCGCTGCTGGGCGAACCGCTGACCGGTCTTCCGGCGCTGGCCGTCGTGGTCGCCGGTGTCATCCTCTTCAACCTGCTGAAACGAGAACCGCATGCTGTCGACGACCGCCCCCGACCCGCTCTGGCAGTTGACGGCGGACTGCGCCGCTGACCCCCGCCCGGACCGGTTGGACCTGCTCGTCGGTGTCTACCGGGACGACTCGGGTGCCGCCCCGGTGCCGGCCGCGGTCCATGCCGCCGAACTGCGGCTGGCCGATCGTGCCCGGTCCAAGGAGTACGTGGGCCCGTCCGGCAACATTCGCTTCCGGCACGAGATGACCAGGCTGCTCCTGGCCGACCCGGCATTGGAGGCCCGGGCCGACGGTCTCCAGACGGTCGCCGGCACCGGCGCGTTGCGGCTGCTCGCCGAGCTGCTGGCGGCGACCGGCCCGGACCGCACGGTACTGCTGGGCACACCCGCCTACGTGAACCATCCGGCCATCCTGGCCGCCGCCCGCCTGCGCACCACGCGGTATCCGGTGACCGCCGACGGTGCCGCGATGCTGGCCGCGGTCGACGCCGCGCAGCCCGGTGACGTGCTGCTACTGCAGGGCTGCTGCCACAACCCGACCGGTCTGGGCATGTCGCTCGCGCTGTGGGACGAGCTGGCCGCGGCCCTGAGCCGACGCGGTGTGGTGCCCTTCATCGACCAGGCCTATTTCGGTCTCGGCGACGGCCTCGACGAGGACCTGGCCGGTATGCGGCGACTGCTGCGGGTCGTGCCGGAAGCGGTCGTCGCGGTGAGCGCGTCGAAGGCGTGGGGCCTGTACAGCGAACGCACCGGCTGCGCGCTCGTGCTGAGTGCCGACGCGGGGCGGCGACAGCGGGCGCGGACCATGCTGGAGACGATCGCCCGGATCTCCTATTCGCAGCCACCGGCGCACGGCGCGGCGATCGTCGAGGAGATCCTGACCGATCCGATCCTCTCTGTGAGCTGGCGCGACGAGCTCGAGGGCATGCGCCGTCGGCTCGGCCGCCTGCGTGACGGTCTGGCCACCGGCACCGGCTTCGCCGGGCTCGGAAATCAGCGCGGCATGTTCCTCACCCTCCCCCTGGACGCTGCGGCGATGCTTCGCCTACGGCAGATCCATGGGGTGTACGGGCTGCCGTCCGGCCGGATCAACCTGGCCGGCATCCCGTCCTCCCGAATCGAGGCGGTCGCCTCAGCCATCAGGTCGGTTGGCGTACGAAACCACGAAATGTCGGCCTAAGCGGGTTACCGTTCGCGTTATTCGGCGAAACGGGAAGGTGGTCATGCTTCCGAGAGTCAGCGCCCTGGCCGCCGCGACCGCGGCCGGAGCCGGGCTGCTCGGCTGGCTCACCGGCCGCTACCTGCGCGGACCCGCCGCCGGCTACACCCAGGAGCGGGAGATGCTGGCCGCCGTCGCCGACCAGTCCGCCGACGCGATCATCGCGTGCACCCTGGACGGCACGCTCACCGTGTGGAACAGCGGCGCCGAGGCCATGTACGGCTGGCTCGCCGAGGAGGTGTTGGGCACCCCGTTCCGCGGAATACTGCCACCCGGTGCCGGTCCCGCTCTCGACCAGGCGCTCGCCGTGCTGGCCGCGGGCGGGCACATCCACCTGGAGGAGAGTCGCCGGGTCCGGCGGGACGGCAGCACCCTGCTGGTGTCGGTGACCGTCTCGCCGATCCGCAACGAGCAGGGTGTCGTCGTCGCGGCGGCCGCCACCGAACGCGACATCACCGAGAAGCGCCGGTTCGAGGCCGAGGAGAGACAGGCCATGGAGCGGTCGGTACGGGCGGCCCGGCTGGAGAGCCTCGGGCAGCTCGCCGGCGGGGTCGCCCACGACTTCAACAACCTGCTCGCGATCATCCTGAACTACGCGGACTTCCTGGCCGACGAGGTCACCGGGGACGGTGCGGCCGACCTGTCCAGGATCCGCGACGCCGCCGACCGGGCCCGCTCCCTGACCGGGCAGTTGCTGCTCTTCGCGAAACGCGAACCCACCCAGGTCGAGGTGGTCGACCTCAACGAGGTGGTGACCGGCTCCGGGGAGTTGCCGGCCCGGACCATCGGCGCCGACATCCGGCTGGTGTGCAGGCCGTGCGGGGAGACGGTTCCGGTCCGGGCCAACCGGGGACGGCTCGATCAGATCCTGCTCAACCTGGTGATCAACGCCCGGGACGCGATGCCGGACGGCGGGGTCGTGGTGGTGGAGACCGACCTCGTCGAGCTTCGGGGCGGGTCGGGCGTACCGCTGCCGCAGGGTCGTTATGCCCGGCTGACGGTGAGTGACACCGGAACCGGGATGACCGCGGAGGTCCGTGATCGGCTCTTCGAGCCGTTCTTCACCACGAAACCCGCCGATCGCGGCACCGGACTGGGTCTGTCCACGGTCTACGGGATCGTCGGTGACGCCGGAGGGCACATCGGCGTCGACTCGACACCCGGGGTGGGCACCACGTTCCGGATTCTGCTGCCGCACGCCGCCGGGCGGGCGGACCGGGCCGACGGGCAGCCGCTGCGGGCCTGTCCGAGCGGCGACGGGCGACGGGTGCTGGTGATCGAGGACGAGGATTACGTCCGCGACCTGGTGGTCCGGATCCTCCAGGAGAACGGCTACCGCACCACGGCGATCAGCGAGGACGCCGTGGGCGCCGCCGATCTGACCGACGTCGCCCTGCTGATCACCGACGTGGTGCTGCCCGGCCGCTCCGGCCCGACCGTCGCCGCCCAGTTGCGAACCCGATGCCCCGCCCTACGGGTGCTGTTCATGTCCGGCTACAGCGACACCGAGCTGCGCCGCCGCTACGACATCCCACCCGCGACCCGCATAGTCCAGAAACCCTTCACCGCCGTAGAACTACTGGCCACCGTCGGCGAGGCGCTAGCCCCACACCTCGTCGGCGGTCTCGGCGATCAGTCTTAGCTTGGCGACCTGCTCGTCGTAGGTGAGGACGTTGCCCTCGACGGTGGAGGAGAAGCCGCACTGCGGGGACAGGCACAGTTGCTCCAGCGGCACGTAGCGGGCGGCCTCGTCGATGCGGCGTTTCAGGTCGTCCTTGGACTCCAGCGTGCCCCGTTTCGTGGTGACCAGGCCGAGCACCACCATCTTGCCGGGCGGCACGAAGCGCAGCGGGGCGAAACCTCCGGAGCGGTCGTCGTCGTACTCCAGGAAGAACCCGTCGACGGCCAGTTCGCTGAAGAGCGCCTCGGCCACGAAGTCGTAGCCGCCCTCGGCCGCCCACGACGACCGGAAGTTGCCGCGGCACATGTGGGTGGTGACGTTCAGCCCGGCCGGGCGGTCGGCGATCGCCGCGTTGATCTGCCTGATGTAGCGCAGGTGCTGGTGTTCGGCGTCGTCGCCGCGGTCGGTCAGCAGCCGCCGCTGGGCCGGGTCGTTGAGGTAGGCCAGGCTGGTGTCGTCGAGTTGCAGGTAGCGGCAGCCGAGGGCGGCGACCCGGCGGATCTGCTCGGCGTAGGCTTCGCTCAGGTCGGCCCAGAACTCCTCCTCGTCCGGGTAGACCGCCGGATCGATGGCGGCCCGACCGCCCCGGTAGTGGACCATGCTCGGTGACGGGATCGTAAGTTTCGCGGTCACCCCGTCGGCGGTCTCCGCGTTCAGGAAGGCGAAGTCGTCGCCGAAGATCGTCTCGGTGAGTTCGATCGGGGCGTCGACGGCCAGGGCGGCTGATTCGAAGTCGAGTTCGCCGGTCGCGTTGCGGAAGTGGACCTGGATCTTCTCGTCGGTCGGGCGGATCCCGCCCAGCCGGTAGATGAAGTCCATGTGCCAGGACGTTCTCCGGAACTCGCCGTCGGTGGCCGAACGCAGGCCGACGTCGCGCTGCATCCGGACCACCTCGCGGATCGCGTCGTCCTCGACGAAACGCAACTGCTCGGCGCTGATCTCACCGAGAGCGCGCTGCTCACGGGCCCGCAACAGCTGCGGTGGCCGGAGCAGGCTGCCCACGTGGTCGGCCCGGAACGGAGGTTTGTCACGGAGCGTCATCGGCTGGCCTCCTCAGTAAGGTTCCGATGTCAACCTACGCCGGAGGATGATCAATGACCATCGATGTCGCAACGTTCCGCGTGTCGATTCCCCGAGCCCCTCTCGACCAGGCGCGGCGACCGCGAGGCGGTGGTCGTCAGGCCGGGTGGGCGGGCAGTGGAGTGAGCCGGCCCGGGCTTGTCGTCCGGCGGTGGGCGGTGGCCAGCAGGTAGCCGACCGCTCCGGCGGCCAGCCAGGCCAGGGTGTGCGCGACTCCGGTGGGGCCGAGGCCGGCGTCGGCGGTGATCGCGCGGATCGCCAGCACCGGGCCGTGGCCGGGAAGCAGGCCGTCGAGGGCGGTCACCCACGGGGGCACGCTGGAGACCACGGCGGCGGCGAGGGTCAGCACCGGGACGATGATCGCCAGTAGGCGGCCGCCGCTGCTGAAGGCCACCGCGATCGCCTGGTTGATCAGCAGGAACGTGACGGCGACGAGGATGTCGACCAGCAGTAGGGCGAGCAGCTCGACCGGGCCGGGCGTGAGCAGCGCCCCGGCGACGGCGGTGACCAGGACGGCCTGGCCGGCGGCGAGCAGCAGGGGGCGGCGGGCGTTGCGGAGGGCGAGCCGTGCCGTGCTGCCGTGCCAGGCCAGCGGATCGTGGGCGGCGGCCGGGAGGAGCTGGAAGATCAGCATGGAGCCGATCCACAGTGCGATGGCGATGACCGCGCCGGCGATCAGGTCGCCGATCCCGGCGTCGTCGCCGGTGACCGCGGCGACCGGGGTGGCGGCGACGGTCTTGAGGTGGTCACGGTCGGCGTCGGTGTAGGTGGGGACCTGGTCACGCCCGTCGCCGAGCGCCCCGGCGAGGCTGCCCGCACCTTCGGCGAGCTTGCCCGATCCGTCGGAGATCTTCTGCCCGGCGGCGCCCGCCTCGTGGGCGCCGCCGGTGAGCCGTCCGGCCCCGGTGGCCGCCGAGGCGGTGCCGTCGGCGAGCTGCTGTGCCCCGGAGGCGGCGTCACCGGTGCCGGAGGCGAGCCGGCCCGCGCCTTGGGACAGCGTGTCCGCGCCGGTGGACAGTCGCCGGGCGCCGCGGTCCACGGAGGCGGCGCCGGTGGCGGCTCGGCGGGCGCCACGCTCCAGCGAGTCGGCGCCGGTCGCGGCCTGGCCGATGGCGGTGACCAGGCGTGGAGTCTGTCCAGCGAGGGTGGCGGTCCCGTCGGCCACCTTCTGCGACCCGTCGGCCAGGGCGGTGATGCCGTCGCGGACCTCGGTGACCTGACCCCGTACCCCCGCTTTGGCGTTTTCGGCGTCACCCGCCCGGGCGACGATCCGGTCGGCCAGGGCCCGCAGCCGGGTGCACAGGTCGGCGGGGGTCTCGCACTGCTCGGCGAGCTGCCGGATGCGGGCCGCCTCGGCGGTCAGGTCGGGTAGCGCGTCGATGCCGTCGACGGCCCGGTCGGCGAGCGGGACGACGGTGTCGGCGAGTCTCCGGTTGCCGTCGGCGACCTGCCGAGCCCCGTCGGCCAGCGCCCGGGTCTGTCCGGGCAGGGCGGCGGTGCTGTCGGCGAGGGTGCCGAGCCCGGTGGAGAGCTTTCCGGCGCCGGTGGCGAGCTGCTTGGTGCCGGTGGCGAGCGCGCCGGTGCCGCGGGCCAGTGCGGTGGCGCCGGAGTCCAGCTCGCGGGCGCCACCGGCGAGGTCACCGGCGCCGTCGTCGAGTTGTTCGAGCCCGTCGGCGAGTTCCCGGCTGCCCGCGTCGAGCCGTCCGAGCCCGGCCGCGAGTTCGTCGCTGCCGGTGGCGAGCCGGTTCAGGCCCACCACGAGGCGTTCGCTGCCGTCGGCGAGCCGGCCGGCGCCGTCGGAGAGGTCACCGGCACCGTCGGCGGCCCGGCCGAGCTGGTCGTGCATCCGATTGAAGCCGAGGTACACGTTGTCCAGATAGGTCTCGACGATGGTCCGGTTGAGGGTGGTGACGGCCGAGTCGGTGAGGGTGCGGGTGATGACCGGGTCGACGCCGGTGACGGTCCGGGAGGCGGTGACGTCGATGCGGGCCTGGGCGGCGGCGGAGGAGGGGCCGCCGGTGGAGACGGCCGCGGCGGAGAAGTTCGACGGGATGGTCACGGCGACGGCGTAGGCGCCGGTGCGCAGACCCTCGGCGGCGTCGTCGGCGTCGGTCAGCACCCACGTGTAGTCGTCGCCGGTGTGGTTGACGAGGCGTCCGGCGAGCTCCCGGCCGAGCGGCACGGTCTGCCCGTCGCGCTGCACCGGTTCGTCGTCGTTGACCACGGCCGCGGTGACCGTGCCGAGCCGGTCCGCGGGGCCCTCGAAGGCGCCGATCAGAGCACCGGCGATGACCACCGGCGCGAGGAGGATGCCGATACGGCGGAGGCGGGTCATGCGTACACCTCGGAGGGGTCGAGATCGATCGTGCGGGTCGCGTCGAGACGCGGATCGTGGTCGCGGGCGGTGACGATCACGGTGGTTCCGGTGCGGGCGGCGGCCCGCAGGGCCCGCTGCGCGTCGTCCCGGTCGGCGCGCCCGGAAATCCGGTCAAGGCCTTCGACCAGCAACAACGGCGGCGCCAGGCAGGCGGCGGTCACCGTTTCCCGGCCGGGTTCGGCGAGCGCGGGACACCTGATCAGGACCGCCCGTCGTCGTACGGCCGAAGCGCGCTGTGGCAACACGAACCCGAGCGTCTTCGCGGCCCCGGGAAGGTCGGTGACCCGCCCGCCGATCGCGTAGAGCAGGTCCCGGGTGACGGCGGGCTCCCCCACGATCTCGACGATCTCGCCCGCACCGATCCGCAACACGTCGGGTGTGAACCCGGCGACGGCGACGATGTCGTCGGCATCGGGTGCGGGCCAGTCGGCGAGGGCGAGTTCCCGGGTGAGCCCCTCCCCTTCGACGTCGAGGGAGGGCAGCGCCCGGTCGAGTCGCGACGGCAGCCACCAGGCCCGGTCGCCGAGGAGCCGCAGCACCGCCGGGACCAGGGTCATCCGGACGATGAACGCGTCCACGAACACCCCGACGGCCAGGGCGAACGCGATGGGTTTGATGGTGGCGCTGCCGTCCGGCACGAACGCGGCGAAGACCGCGAACATGATCAGCGCGGCGGCGACCACGACCGGGGCGGACGCCTTGAATCCGGCGTCGATCGCGTGGTCGGCGTCCCCGGTGTGCACGTATTCCTCACGGATCCGGGAGACGAGGAACAGTTCGTAGTCCATGGCCAGGCCGAACAGGACGCCCATCAGGATGATCGGCAGGAAGCTGATCACGCTGCCGGTGTGTGACACGTGCAGCACGTCGGTGAGCCGGCCGTGCTGGAAGACGAGCGCGGTGGCCCCGAACGCGGCGCCCACCGACAGCAGATATCCGGCGGTCGCCTTGATCGGTACCGCGATCGACCGGAACACCATGGTCAGCAGCACCAGGGACAGCCCGACCACGAGCAGCCCGAACGGGACGAGTGCGCCACCGAGCCGGGCCGACACGTCGATGCCGACGGCGGTGATCCCGGTGACCGCGATGTCCGAGCCGGCGAAGTGGTCGCGCAACCGGAGTACGAGGTCGGTGGTGGCCGCCGAGTCGGGGGCGCTGTCCGGGATCACCTGGACGATGCCGACCTGGCCCTTCGGGTCCGGGGTGGCGAGGGCGACCAGGGCGACGCCGGGTAGTCCGGCGATCTCGGTGCCGAGCCGGTTCATGTCACCGACCGGGTCACGGCTGGAGATGATGTTCGCGGTGACGAGTAGCGGGCCGTTGTAGCCGGGTCCGAAGTGTTCGGTGATGGTGTCGTAGGTGACCCGGGCCGGGCTGCCGTGGGCTTCGCTGCCGTTGTCGGGCAGGGCGAGGCGCAGGTCGGCGGCGGGCAGGGTCGCTGCGCCCAGTCCGAGAACGATCACGAGGATCGTGATGATGGGCCGGCGGGTCGACAGCCGTACCCAATGATCGAAGATGTTGATCTTCCGAAGTCGGCTCTTGACAGGGCTGCGGGGACGGAGCCGCTCGCCCGCGACGGACAGTAACGCCGGGATGAAGGTGACCGCGATCAGCACGGCGACCACCACCGCGAGGGCGGCGGTCAGCCCCATCGTGGTGAGGAACGGAATGCCGGCGACCATCAGCCCGACCAGGGCGATGATGACGGTGAGCCCGGCGAAGACGACCGCCGAGCCGGCCGTGGCGGTGGCCCGGGCGATCGACTCGTCCACGTCGAGGCCGTCGCGGAGCTGGTCCCGGTGCCGGGAGAGGATGAACAGCGCGTAGTCGATGCCGACGGCGAGGCCGAGCATCACGGCGAGCATGATCGCCGTCGACGGCACCCCGGTGAACGCGGTGACGCCGTAGAGCAGCGACACGGACAGCCCGACGCCGAGGACGGCGGTGAGCAGCGGGATCCCGGCGGCGAGCATCGAGCCGAAAGTGATCAGCAGAACCATGAGCGCGACGAGCAGACCGAGCCCTTCGGTGGGGCTGAGTCTCGGCACCCGGTCGGCGAAGGCGTCGCCGCCCGCGAGCACCTGGGCGCCCGGTCCGGCGTCCCGCCGGAGTTCGTCGGCGACCGCGGCGAGGCGCTCGCGGGTGACCGGCTGCACCTCGGTGACCGAGACGTCGAGCTGGACGGTGATGATCGCGGCGGTCCCGTCGGCGGAGACCGCGCCCTTGATCCGTTCGTCGTAGGGCGAGACGACGGCGACGACGTGCTCGACACCCTTCGCCCGGTCGGCGGTGTGCTCGACGGCCTCGCGGATCTGCTGGTCGCGGACGTCGCGGCCGTCCGGCAGGGTCAGGACGATCTTCGCCGACGCGCCGCTGACCTGCGGGAATACCCGGGAGAGGGTGTCGAGGGCGGCCTGTGACGACGAACCGGGGATGGTGAACTCGTCGTCGGCGCCGGCCGAGATCAGGTTGCCGGCGCCGGCCAGGGCGAGGATCACGAGGAGCCAGATGCCGATGGTCCGGGCGCGGCGCCGGATCACGGCTGCGGCGACGCGGTACAGGGTCGTAGACAGGGCCGACCTCCGGTGAGCAAAAACTGCACAGTCAAGTGCAGGTTACTTACTTGCTCACCGGTGTGCAATTACGGGTTACTCGCCGGCCTCCCGCCGACGCAGGTCCTCCTCACGTTTCCGCAGGTCGGCCTCCCATTTCTTCATCATGTCCTCGTCCTCCTTCCGGCTGCGCTCGGCGACCCGCTTGAGGAACTCGGGATCGTCGTCGGGCGCCATGGGGCGGGGCCGCTCGTTCTCCGGGAAGCCACTGCCGGGCTTCCAGACGGTGCCGTTGCTGAGCTTGATCGGACGAGCCGGACGCCCGGCGACGAACCAGGCGATCGGGCCGATCGGGGAGAAGAGCAGGATGAGGATCACCCAGACGATCCGCGGCAGGGCCCGGATCTCATACTCCTCGGCGGACAGGCAAGAGATCAACGCGCAGATGATCAACACGAGGTCGATCAGCGCGAGCAGTGAGTAGAGGCGAATCACGCCGGAGATGATGACAGAGCATCACCCCCGGCGTGACCCCATTGCGCAGGTGCTAACTCCGGTCGTGACGCAGCGACGTCCGGGCGGTCTCCTTCGCGGCGAGCACCGCGACCACGGTCAGCACCGACGCGACGGTCATGTAGATCGCCACCGCGGTCGGGTTCGGGTCGGTGACGTCGCCCAGCAGCTTCAGCGCGATGATCGGCGCCAGCGCCCCGGCCAGGATCGACGCCAGCTGGTAGCCGACCGACGCGCCGGTGTAGCGCACCGAGGTACCGAACAGCTCGG of the Actinoplanes sichuanensis genome contains:
- a CDS encoding DMT family transporter yields the protein MGRGLIAMAMTVVVWAGFALSVRGIGASSLTTMDAALIRFTVPLLILAPWIPQTVRAVRRERPIVLIGLFVGAGLPYFLVAAAGGRMTSAALVGLIIPGTVPIFVTLLTYRQKISLPQLAALGGIVAGVAVAGGGPPDAGTAVLLLAGSIWAVYTLSLGAGVLDPRGTAIVLCLPSSLLTALLITTGTVDSNLVHANPADLTLYLIVQGAGVGVLAGICYPIAIRRLGSRTAATLGALSPVVTALAAVPLLGEPLTGLPALAVVVAGVILFNLLKREPHAVDDRPRPALAVDGGLRR
- a CDS encoding aminotransferase class I/II-fold pyridoxal phosphate-dependent enzyme — its product is MLSTTAPDPLWQLTADCAADPRPDRLDLLVGVYRDDSGAAPVPAAVHAAELRLADRARSKEYVGPSGNIRFRHEMTRLLLADPALEARADGLQTVAGTGALRLLAELLAATGPDRTVLLGTPAYVNHPAILAAARLRTTRYPVTADGAAMLAAVDAAQPGDVLLLQGCCHNPTGLGMSLALWDELAAALSRRGVVPFIDQAYFGLGDGLDEDLAGMRRLLRVVPEAVVAVSASKAWGLYSERTGCALVLSADAGRRQRARTMLETIARISYSQPPAHGAAIVEEILTDPILSVSWRDELEGMRRRLGRLRDGLATGTGFAGLGNQRGMFLTLPLDAAAMLRLRQIHGVYGLPSGRINLAGIPSSRIEAVASAIRSVGVRNHEMSA
- a CDS encoding Lrp/AsnC family transcriptional regulator, whose amino-acid sequence is MKALDEIDRRILLELQRDGRISNQDLADRVGLSPSPCLRRVRLLEEAGVIAGYRAVVDQAAVGLPITAFVRITLETHGRDAVERVESEIRQVPEIVEAYLLAGDQDYLLKVTIDSFASYETFVRTRLRTIPALASIQTTFAFGVTKPSAPLPLPTR
- a CDS encoding 5-methyltetrahydropteroyltriglutamate--homocysteine S-methyltransferase, encoding MTLRDKPPFRADHVGSLLRPPQLLRAREQRALGEISAEQLRFVEDDAIREVVRMQRDVGLRSATDGEFRRTSWHMDFIYRLGGIRPTDEKIQVHFRNATGELDFESAALAVDAPIELTETIFGDDFAFLNAETADGVTAKLTIPSPSMVHYRGGRAAIDPAVYPDEEEFWADLSEAYAEQIRRVAALGCRYLQLDDTSLAYLNDPAQRRLLTDRGDDAEHQHLRYIRQINAAIADRPAGLNVTTHMCRGNFRSSWAAEGGYDFVAEALFSELAVDGFFLEYDDDRSGGFAPLRFVPPGKMVVLGLVTTKRGTLESKDDLKRRIDEAARYVPLEQLCLSPQCGFSSTVEGNVLTYDEQVAKLRLIAETADEVWG
- a CDS encoding hybrid sensor histidine kinase/response regulator; the encoded protein is MLPRVSALAAATAAGAGLLGWLTGRYLRGPAAGYTQEREMLAAVADQSADAIIACTLDGTLTVWNSGAEAMYGWLAEEVLGTPFRGILPPGAGPALDQALAVLAAGGHIHLEESRRVRRDGSTLLVSVTVSPIRNEQGVVVAAAATERDITEKRRFEAEERQAMERSVRAARLESLGQLAGGVAHDFNNLLAIILNYADFLADEVTGDGAADLSRIRDAADRARSLTGQLLLFAKREPTQVEVVDLNEVVTGSGELPARTIGADIRLVCRPCGETVPVRANRGRLDQILLNLVINARDAMPDGGVVVVETDLVELRGGSGVPLPQGRYARLTVSDTGTGMTAEVRDRLFEPFFTTKPADRGTGLGLSTVYGIVGDAGGHIGVDSTPGVGTTFRILLPHAAGRADRADGQPLRACPSGDGRRVLVIEDEDYVRDLVVRILQENGYRTTAISEDAVGAADLTDVALLITDVVLPGRSGPTVAAQLRTRCPALRVLFMSGYSDTELRRRYDIPPATRIVQKPFTAVELLATVGEALAPHLVGGLGDQS
- a CDS encoding MMPL family transporter: MIRRRARTIGIWLLVILALAGAGNLISAGADDEFTIPGSSSQAALDTLSRVFPQVSGASAKIVLTLPDGRDVRDQQIREAVEHTADRAKGVEHVVAVVSPYDERIKGAVSADGTAAIITVQLDVSVTEVQPVTRERLAAVADELRRDAGPGAQVLAGGDAFADRVPRLSPTEGLGLLVALMVLLITFGSMLAAGIPLLTAVLGVGLSVSLLYGVTAFTGVPSTAIMLAVMLGLAVGIDYALFILSRHRDQLRDGLDVDESIARATATAGSAVVFAGLTVIIALVGLMVAGIPFLTTMGLTAALAVVVAVLIAVTFIPALLSVAGERLRPRSPVKSRLRKINIFDHWVRLSTRRPIITILVIVLGLGAATLPAADLRLALPDNGSEAHGSPARVTYDTITEHFGPGYNGPLLVTANIISSRDPVGDMNRLGTEIAGLPGVALVALATPDPKGQVGIVQVIPDSAPDSAATTDLVLRLRDHFAGSDIAVTGITAVGIDVSARLGGALVPFGLLVVGLSLVLLTMVFRSIAVPIKATAGYLLSVGAAFGATALVFQHGRLTDVLHVSHTGSVISFLPIILMGVLFGLAMDYELFLVSRIREEYVHTGDADHAIDAGFKASAPVVVAAALIMFAVFAAFVPDGSATIKPIAFALAVGVFVDAFIVRMTLVPAVLRLLGDRAWWLPSRLDRALPSLDVEGEGLTRELALADWPAPDADDIVAVAGFTPDVLRIGAGEIVEIVGEPAVTRDLLYAIGGRVTDLPGAAKTLGFVLPQRASAVRRRAVLIRCPALAEPGRETVTAACLAPPLLLVEGLDRISGRADRDDAQRALRAAARTGTTVIVTARDHDPRLDATRTIDLDPSEVYA
- a CDS encoding YhgE/Pip domain-containing protein; translation: MTRLRRIGILLAPVVIAGALIGAFEGPADRLGTVTAAVVNDDEPVQRDGQTVPLGRELAGRLVNHTGDDYTWVLTDADDAAEGLRTGAYAVAVTIPSNFSAAAVSTGGPSSAAAQARIDVTASRTVTGVDPVITRTLTDSAVTTLNRTIVETYLDNVYLGFNRMHDQLGRAADGAGDLSDGAGRLADGSERLVVGLNRLATGSDELAAGLGRLDAGSRELADGLEQLDDGAGDLAGGARELDSGATALARGTGALATGTKQLATGAGKLSTGLGTLADSTAALPGQTRALADGARQVADGNRRLADTVVPLADRAVDGIDALPDLTAEAARIRQLAEQCETPADLCTRLRALADRIVARAGDAENAKAGVRGQVTEVRDGITALADGSQKVADGTATLAGQTPRLVTAIGQAATGADSLERGARRAATGAASVDRGARRLSTGADTLSQGAGRLASGTGDAASGAQQLADGTASAATGAGRLTGGAHEAGAAGQKISDGSGKLAEGAGSLAGALGDGRDQVPTYTDADRDHLKTVAATPVAAVTGDDAGIGDLIAGAVIAIALWIGSMLIFQLLPAAAHDPLAWHGSTARLALRNARRPLLLAAGQAVLVTAVAGALLTPGPVELLALLLVDILVAVTFLLINQAIAVAFSSGGRLLAIIVPVLTLAAAVVSSVPPWVTALDGLLPGHGPVLAIRAITADAGLGPTGVAHTLAWLAAGAVGYLLATAHRRTTSPGRLTPLPAHPA